In Sphingobacterium sp. PCS056, the following proteins share a genomic window:
- a CDS encoding acyltransferase family protein: MLHTQMSTATFSNTKPHYAILDGLRGVAAITVVCFHIFEAFATSHLDQIINHGYLAVDFFFMLSGFVIGYAYDDRWATTSTLDFIKRRIIDSIPWSL; this comes from the coding sequence ATGCTCCATACGCAAATGTCAACAGCGACTTTCAGTAATACAAAGCCACATTACGCTATACTCGATGGGTTACGAGGAGTGGCAGCGATTACGGTGGTATGTTTTCACATATTTGAAGCTTTTGCAACGAGTCATTTGGATCAGATCATCAATCATGGTTATTTAGCCGTCGATTTTTTCTTTATGCTATCGGGATTTGTGATTGGTTATGCTTATGATGATCGTTGGGCAACAACATCGACCTTAGATTTTATCAAACGCCGAATAATCGACTCCATCCCATGGTCTTTATAG
- a CDS encoding NADH:flavin oxidoreductase: protein MSIQTLFNPFQYKKLVLNNRFVMAPMTRAFSIDGIPGDNVKGYYERRAAAEVGLILTEGTVIDRPSSKNLKDIPNFYGDQALAAWKNIADAVHQKGGKIAPQIWHVGYTPMQWTPPAPFESPDSMSLADIEHTIQAYAHAAKAAKDLGFDAFEIHGAHGYLIDQFFWEGMNHRTDEFGGKTIKERSRFAVEVIKAMRQAVGPDFVIILRLSQWKQQDYTAKLAPTPTSLEDWILPLVDAGVDIFHGSQRRYWEPEFEGSDLNFAGWLKKVSGQPTITVGSVGLDQDFGDVFTNSESKSAPVALDELVRRYERGDFDLVAVGRAILQDPNWVKKVHAEKFDELSTFEAKSLGSLS, encoded by the coding sequence ATGAGTATACAAACACTATTTAATCCATTTCAGTACAAAAAACTCGTTCTGAACAATCGCTTTGTTATGGCACCGATGACAAGAGCATTTTCTATTGATGGTATTCCTGGTGATAATGTCAAAGGTTATTACGAACGTCGTGCTGCTGCTGAAGTTGGATTGATCCTGACAGAAGGTACTGTCATTGACAGACCTTCTTCAAAAAACCTAAAGGATATTCCAAATTTTTATGGTGACCAAGCATTAGCAGCTTGGAAAAATATTGCTGATGCCGTACACCAAAAAGGTGGAAAAATAGCCCCTCAAATATGGCATGTAGGCTATACACCGATGCAATGGACTCCTCCAGCACCTTTTGAAAGTCCAGACTCGATGAGCTTAGCAGATATTGAACATACGATACAAGCTTATGCGCATGCGGCAAAAGCAGCGAAAGATCTAGGATTCGATGCATTTGAAATTCATGGTGCACATGGCTATTTAATTGACCAGTTTTTCTGGGAAGGTATGAATCATAGAACTGACGAATTTGGAGGTAAAACAATCAAAGAAAGATCCAGATTTGCTGTTGAAGTCATAAAAGCGATGCGCCAAGCAGTAGGCCCTGATTTTGTTATTATCCTACGCCTGTCGCAATGGAAACAACAGGATTATACTGCTAAATTGGCTCCAACACCTACATCTTTAGAAGATTGGATCTTACCACTGGTCGATGCTGGAGTAGATATTTTTCATGGTAGCCAACGCCGTTATTGGGAACCGGAATTTGAAGGCAGTGACCTAAATTTTGCAGGTTGGCTGAAAAAAGTCTCTGGACAACCCACTATTACCGTAGGTTCTGTAGGTCTTGATCAAGATTTTGGGGATGTATTTACCAATTCCGAATCAAAATCAGCTCCAGTTGCCTTAGATGAATTGGTTCGCAGATATGAAAGAGGAGATTTTGATCTTGTTGCCGTAGGTAGAGCAATTTTACAAGATCCAAATTGGGTCAAAAAAGTACATGCAGAGAAGTTCGATGAACTGTCGACATTTGAAGCAAAAAGTTTGGGTAGCTTGTCTTAG
- a CDS encoding acyltransferase family protein — MVFIGAIIGAILFYFQGCSVWDVSTVSIMALLGATLLNAFLIPAMPGHEVRGLGEMFPLNGPSWSLFFEYIGNILYALIIRRFSTKILAGLVFTAGCGLATFAIVGPYGDLCAGFSLTEIEFTAGFLRMLFSFSAGLLLSRVFNPVHIKRAFWMCSLLLVALLAVPRIGGAEYLWINGLYDTLCCILIFPILVYLGASGKTSDKFTTQICKFLGDISYPLYTVHYPFIYLYYAWVKNHKLTFEESLPGAAAVLIGSIILAYICLKFYDIPVRKYLIKRL; from the coding sequence ATGGTCTTTATAGGTGCGATCATTGGCGCTATTCTATTTTACTTCCAAGGCTGCTCGGTGTGGGATGTTTCTACTGTGAGTATCATGGCTTTGCTCGGTGCGACATTATTAAACGCATTTTTGATCCCTGCAATGCCAGGGCATGAAGTACGCGGTCTAGGTGAAATGTTCCCTTTGAATGGCCCAAGCTGGTCTTTATTTTTTGAATATATCGGAAATATACTCTATGCTTTGATTATCCGAAGATTTTCTACCAAGATTCTTGCAGGTTTAGTCTTTACTGCAGGTTGTGGCTTAGCGACATTTGCAATAGTAGGCCCATACGGAGATCTCTGTGCTGGATTCTCGCTGACCGAAATCGAATTTACTGCTGGATTTTTAAGGATGCTATTTTCTTTTTCTGCAGGTTTATTACTCTCACGTGTTTTCAATCCCGTTCATATAAAAAGAGCTTTTTGGATGTGTAGTCTCCTATTAGTTGCTCTTCTTGCCGTACCACGTATTGGCGGAGCAGAGTATTTATGGATAAACGGGCTATATGATACCTTATGCTGTATCTTGATTTTTCCAATATTAGTTTACCTTGGAGCATCTGGAAAAACCAGCGATAAGTTTACAACTCAGATATGTAAATTTTTAGGCGATATTTCGTATCCTTTATATACGGTTCATTATCCTTTTATCTATCTGTACTATGCCTGGGTAAAAAATCATAAACTTACATTTGAAGAGTCATTACCTGGTGCAGCCGCTGTTCTTATTGGAAGTATTATACTCGCTTATATCTGTTTAAAATTTTACGACATACCAGTAAGAAAGTATTTAATAAAACGACTTTAA
- a CDS encoding redox-active disulfide protein 2, producing MNKKSYHEMSNEELINAKKVTTIAAVLLTVMLLILLGMGIYISVTKKFSALVAIPFALSPITIINFKNLKKINQELKTRGIS from the coding sequence ATGAATAAGAAATCATACCATGAAATGAGCAATGAAGAACTAATCAATGCTAAAAAAGTAACAACAATAGCTGCAGTTCTATTGACCGTTATGTTACTTATCCTATTGGGAATGGGAATCTATATTTCCGTAACCAAAAAATTCAGTGCATTGGTAGCTATTCCTTTTGCTTTGTCACCCATCACTATCATTAATTTTAAAAATTTAAAGAAAATCAATCAAGAACTCAAGACAAGAGGAATATCCTAA
- a CDS encoding MbnP family protein — MKNLKNYLLLSACTLAMVSCSKSDDMPVANHVTLHFNNTFKNTTIILGGASSTTATTNTSAVGQVHHLSELKYVISNIRLIKADGGEIPYHVNDLDKGATVIDQAKQASLDYVLTNIPSGTYKQIKFGLGVKQDLNTIDQVRFPTFYATAGANDTKMMWEWGTGYRFTKLEGFYEVDNKTMSIHTGSTIEGKEGAYTQGVDAYRDITLDLTTDAIVGQHGPKITITADFNKLLSGKTNITLSTGTGMGNNATPNVHTAVQMLKFVDNLGGNGSSDISGMFSISKVEN; from the coding sequence ATGAAGAATCTAAAAAACTATCTATTATTATCAGCCTGTACACTGGCCATGGTTTCATGTAGTAAAAGTGATGACATGCCTGTGGCTAATCATGTAACCTTACATTTTAATAATACCTTTAAAAATACAACGATAATCTTAGGGGGTGCGAGTTCAACTACTGCTACAACAAATACTTCTGCAGTAGGACAAGTCCATCATTTATCTGAATTGAAATATGTGATTAGCAATATCCGTCTTATCAAAGCTGATGGTGGGGAGATACCTTACCATGTTAATGATCTGGATAAGGGAGCAACAGTTATTGATCAAGCGAAGCAAGCTAGTCTCGATTATGTCTTAACGAACATTCCATCAGGTACCTATAAGCAGATCAAATTTGGTTTGGGTGTAAAACAGGATTTGAATACCATCGATCAAGTAAGATTTCCAACATTTTATGCCACTGCTGGTGCTAATGATACTAAAATGATGTGGGAGTGGGGAACAGGTTATCGATTTACAAAATTGGAAGGCTTTTATGAAGTCGATAATAAGACCATGTCTATACACACCGGTAGCACTATTGAAGGAAAGGAAGGAGCTTACACGCAAGGAGTGGATGCATACCGGGATATCACCTTAGATCTGACAACAGATGCTATCGTGGGTCAACATGGTCCTAAAATAACCATCACCGCAGATTTTAATAAACTCTTGAGTGGTAAAACCAATATTACGCTGTCAACGGGGACAGGTATGGGGAATAATGCTACACCAAATGTTCATACTGCTGTTCAAATGCTAAAATTTGTGGACAATCTAGGCGGTAATGGTTCTAGTGATATATCTGGAATGTTTTCTATAAGTAAAGTAGAAAACTAA
- a CDS encoding winged helix-turn-helix transcriptional regulator, protein MKRTDLKSCSCAMQRSMGILGTRWKPVIIYTLRDRKARFGQLDALIEHISRKVLTSSLKELEEDGVIFREEFKELPPRVEYSLTEKGKALIPIMCQLAKWNEEYHEKPEMEMV, encoded by the coding sequence ATGAAAAGAACTGATTTGAAAAGCTGCTCGTGCGCCATGCAGCGTTCGATGGGAATTTTAGGAACAAGATGGAAGCCTGTCATCATCTATACTTTGCGAGATCGAAAAGCACGTTTTGGACAATTGGATGCTTTGATAGAACATATATCAAGAAAGGTATTGACAAGCTCGTTGAAAGAGTTAGAAGAGGATGGTGTTATTTTTAGAGAGGAGTTTAAAGAATTGCCCCCTCGAGTCGAGTATTCTTTAACCGAAAAAGGAAAAGCATTGATTCCAATCATGTGTCAATTGGCAAAATGGAATGAAGAATATCATGAAAAGCCAGAAATGGAAATGGTTTAG
- a CDS encoding TonB-dependent receptor plug domain-containing protein has protein sequence MMKKLSVGLVLLVFGIYAKAQDSQIKQDSTRRIDEVQVNRMVKKKIETEMKMSVSVDEFLASSENISFIKRGAYAWEPLLNNMSSERTNLTIDGMHIFGACTDKMDPITSYVESNNLSAIDITSGQAGSMHGSTVSGSIDLKRKSTPFSLDPKWSGTYQTGFEWNNKQFFNMGNLSYSDDKFVADGSISFRKAGNYADGHNDEVKHSQYNKFNTSLGMAYKTSPLSALRVDAIFDMAKDVGFPALPMDLWLSRALITSASYKQMFEDGPVKVWDSKIYFNAVEHYMDDTTRPENLVHMDMPGWSTTYGLVSKINLKKDDYASEIQLNAYENVSIAEMRMYPQDRSNRTMFAYSWPWVTTRYGGLSMNNAWEISDKSQVNVGGTLGLNYNHAKYVEFNWIFHPGTPQEKTRVLPSLHANYQLNFDSFHFSAGTGYGHRSPSVSEGYGYYIYNSFDRYDYIGNPDLKNEISYEMNASLGFKKEKVGIDVKANNFYIQNYIVGRILSMGSPMNYQSVGVKGYTSLDHATLFNFSIGGHYDILQNLQWKGLLTYARGQDDRGGNLPFKRPLSYQTSVHFTHHKIGLQTSLNGDFTQNNYSPEYGEDKTSSYKIWNVSADYRFKIKNCKAVVQVGAENLWNEYYSTYADWGNIPRMGRNIFTSLKVGF, from the coding sequence ATGATGAAGAAATTAAGTGTTGGCTTAGTGCTTCTGGTATTTGGTATATATGCTAAAGCGCAAGATTCGCAGATAAAACAAGATAGTACGCGTCGTATCGATGAAGTACAGGTAAATAGGATGGTCAAAAAGAAAATAGAGACTGAAATGAAAATGTCCGTGTCGGTTGATGAATTTTTGGCATCCTCGGAAAATATAAGTTTTATCAAACGTGGTGCTTATGCTTGGGAGCCCTTGTTGAATAATATGAGTTCAGAACGGACGAATCTGACCATTGATGGTATGCATATCTTCGGAGCTTGTACCGATAAAATGGATCCGATCACCTCTTATGTGGAGAGTAACAACCTTTCTGCGATTGACATTACATCGGGGCAGGCTGGAAGTATGCACGGATCTACCGTGTCGGGAAGTATTGATCTGAAGCGAAAAAGTACCCCGTTTAGTCTGGATCCGAAGTGGAGTGGTACCTACCAAACAGGATTCGAATGGAATAATAAACAGTTTTTCAATATGGGAAATTTGTCTTATTCAGATGACAAATTTGTAGCAGATGGAAGTATTTCTTTTAGAAAAGCGGGTAATTATGCTGATGGACATAACGATGAAGTCAAGCATTCGCAGTACAATAAATTTAATACGTCTTTAGGTATGGCTTATAAAACAAGTCCATTGTCTGCATTAAGAGTGGATGCTATTTTTGATATGGCCAAGGATGTCGGTTTCCCAGCATTACCGATGGACCTCTGGCTATCCCGAGCATTGATCACATCTGCTTCTTATAAGCAAATGTTTGAGGATGGGCCAGTCAAAGTGTGGGATTCAAAAATCTATTTTAATGCAGTAGAGCACTATATGGATGATACAACTCGGCCTGAAAATCTAGTGCATATGGATATGCCTGGATGGAGTACGACTTACGGACTTGTGAGTAAGATTAATCTAAAAAAAGATGATTACGCTTCCGAAATACAGTTGAATGCTTACGAGAATGTATCGATCGCTGAAATGAGAATGTATCCTCAAGATCGAAGCAACCGTACCATGTTTGCCTACAGTTGGCCATGGGTAACGACTCGATATGGAGGACTTTCGATGAATAATGCATGGGAAATCTCCGACAAGAGTCAAGTAAATGTTGGTGGAACATTGGGGTTGAACTACAATCATGCTAAGTACGTGGAATTTAATTGGATTTTCCATCCGGGTACACCACAAGAAAAAACAAGAGTCTTGCCAAGTCTTCATGCAAATTATCAGCTTAATTTTGACAGTTTTCATTTTTCTGCGGGAACGGGTTATGGACATAGGTCACCATCTGTTTCCGAAGGTTATGGTTATTATATCTACAATAGTTTCGATCGATACGATTATATCGGAAATCCGGATTTGAAAAATGAAATTTCATATGAAATGAATGCGAGTTTGGGCTTTAAGAAAGAAAAAGTCGGGATTGACGTTAAGGCAAACAACTTCTATATCCAAAACTATATCGTTGGTCGCATTTTAAGTATGGGTAGCCCAATGAATTACCAATCGGTAGGTGTCAAAGGTTATACCTCTTTGGACCATGCTACACTTTTCAATTTTTCTATTGGTGGTCATTACGACATCTTGCAAAATCTGCAATGGAAAGGTCTGCTGACTTATGCTCGCGGTCAAGATGACAGAGGTGGAAATTTACCCTTTAAACGTCCCCTAAGTTATCAGACATCAGTCCATTTTACACATCATAAAATTGGGTTGCAAACCAGTTTGAATGGTGATTTTACACAAAATAATTACAGTCCGGAGTATGGAGAAGATAAAACTTCCTCTTATAAGATTTGGAATGTTTCGGCAGACTATCGATTTAAGATCAAGAATTGTAAAGCTGTTGTACAGGTAGGTGCCGAAAACTTATGGAATGAATACTACAGTACATACGCTGACTGGGGAAATATTCCCCGAATGGGTCGTAATATATTTACATCCTTAAAAGTGGGTTTTTAG
- a CDS encoding cytochrome-c peroxidase, with product MKKIVGIIVVLALLLSCSKEDDKTSFSFDNPELSLEIPAGFPILNNSVKNNRPTKYGAELGEKLFNERKLSGNNSISCASCHNQSNAFADQNPRAIGIYGRIGLRNTPPIQNMAFMQFYNWDGNVLQLEKQPLVPIITHEEMNSSIVEVIGKLGGDVVYQDMFKKAFGDEHITPDRIYRSIAQYSYTLISANSRYDQVMRNMGGEFTKSEAQGYQIFKQKCQSCHSTELFTDQTFRNVGFPLHSSSEEAGRARVTGILSDYMSFRVPSLRNIEYTAPYGSFGQFATLLEVLDYFDKGVIDAENLDPILKENGNRIPLTDQEKQDIISFLKTLSDPEFLRSGS from the coding sequence GTGAAAAAAATAGTAGGGATTATAGTCGTGCTCGCATTGTTGCTCTCTTGTAGTAAAGAAGATGATAAAACTTCCTTTTCTTTTGATAACCCAGAGCTTTCATTGGAAATTCCTGCTGGGTTTCCTATTTTAAATAATAGTGTGAAAAATAATAGGCCAACAAAATATGGAGCAGAACTGGGCGAAAAGTTATTTAATGAAAGAAAATTAAGTGGAAATAATAGTATATCCTGTGCGAGCTGTCACAATCAGTCCAATGCTTTTGCTGATCAAAATCCTAGAGCTATTGGTATCTATGGACGGATCGGTCTGAGAAATACTCCACCAATACAAAATATGGCCTTTATGCAGTTTTATAATTGGGATGGGAATGTTCTGCAGCTAGAAAAGCAACCTTTGGTGCCTATTATAACACATGAAGAGATGAATTCTTCTATTGTGGAAGTTATTGGGAAATTAGGAGGAGACGTGGTATATCAAGATATGTTTAAAAAAGCCTTTGGTGACGAGCATATTACACCTGATCGCATTTATCGTAGTATTGCTCAGTACTCCTATACGCTTATCAGTGCTAATAGTAGATATGATCAAGTAATGCGAAATATGGGGGGGGAATTTACTAAAAGTGAAGCGCAGGGTTATCAGATATTTAAACAGAAATGCCAGAGCTGTCATAGTACGGAGCTTTTTACGGATCAAACTTTCAGAAACGTGGGCTTTCCGCTACACAGTAGTTCTGAGGAAGCGGGACGAGCTCGGGTGACGGGGATACTTTCCGATTATATGAGCTTTCGTGTTCCTAGTTTAAGGAATATTGAATATACTGCGCCTTATGGCAGCTTCGGACAGTTTGCAACTTTATTAGAGGTGTTGGATTACTTTGATAAAGGTGTTATAGATGCTGAAAATCTGGATCCTATTTTAAAAGAAAATGGCAATCGGATTCCATTAACTGATCAAGAAAAACAAGATATCATTTCATTTTTGAAAACGCTAAGTGATCCTGAATTTTTAAGATCAGGATCCTAA